The following DNA comes from Planctomycetia bacterium.
GTCGGTCGGCACCGCGGAGTTGGGATCGAACAGGCACAGCGACTTGGCAAGCTGCCGCACCTCGCCGGGCAGGGCGGCCACCTGACGCACCTGCCAGACGGCCGTCCGATCGCTCGACTCGAGCGCCCCGAAGAGGCCCGACTTCGTCCAGTGGAAGGAGAGGATGAGCTGTCGGGGCGCCAGCCGGCTGCGGATCTCGGCGCAGGGCAGGTTCGGGGGAAAGTCGATCGGCGTGAAGTCGCGGCCGGCGGAGATCGCCGCCAGCGCCTGGCCGAACTGCCGGGACAGGCTGCGGTAGGTCTCCCAGTCGGCTGCGGCTCCCGGCATGGCGGGACGCTCATCGTTCGCGTCGTTGCCGGCCGCGTTGCCCGCGGCTGGTGCGGCCAGGTCGGTGGCCAGCCTGCCCCTGATCCGCATCAGGCCGTCGAGCAGGCCGCCCAGTCCCTGGTGGCGGGCGACGAGGTCGGCCCGGCGCCGGGCAGCATCCACGGGCATCACCGCCGGGTCGGCCGCGAGCAGCCTTTGCACCGCCACACGCCGGCCGCCGACCGGCTGCGCGACCAGCCAGCGCTGCCGGGCCGTGGCCTCGGCTGCATCGAGCGCCGGATCGCTGCCGCGGCGGGCCGCCACGGCCACCCAGGCGTCGAAGGCCTCGCCCCGCGACGTGGAGATGACGGCGAGCGTGTCGAGCGGATCGCGGGCGAATTGCTCGGCCGTGGGATCGCCGAGCAGCGCGGCGAAGAGCTCCTCGGCCCGTCGCTCGGAGATGGCGGTCGAGCCGGCGACGAGGAGCTCGACGATCCGCGCCGTCTGGAAGAGCCGCTGCGAACGCTGGCCGGCGATGCGCAGCGCGAGGTCGAGCGCCGCATCGCCCGCCTGCGTGTCTCCCGCCGCATACTCGACGAGCGCCCGCGCGTAGGCGGCCTGGGCACCGGCCCGGCCGCGTCCCGGATCGGACTGCCCGAGCCGGCCGTCGATCGCCTTGAGCGACTGCGCGGCGGTCTGCCTGTCGCCCGCCGCCACCAGCGCCTCGGCCTGCATCGCCAGGAGCGTGGAACGGAGCACGGGATGGTTGCCGCGTGCCCACTCGCAGCCCCCTTGAATCGTCGCCGGCACGCCCCGCGCCCCTGCCGACATGTGGGCCATGAAGGCCAGCCGAAACGCCTCCTCCAGCGCCCGGCCGTCGGCGGCATCGACGGCGGAGTAGGTCGCCTCATCGAAGAGCCGCGCGGCCACGTCCGCCCGTCCGGCGTCGAGCGCGATGCGGCCGAGCACGATCAGGCCCCAGCCCGTCAGCCCGTGGTCGAGCCCTTCACCGGCCAGCAGGCCCGCCTCCAGCAGCGGCCGGGCCTGGTCGTGCTTGCCCTGCGACCACAGCGCGGTGCCGAGCGCGATTCTGATCCAGGACTGCGAGTAGTGGTTTGCCGGGGCGGGCCGCTGGGCGAGCATCCGCGTGACGCCGGCGAGGGGGGAACTCTCCCGCGCCAGGCCGCCGAGGATGTCGGCGTGACGGTAGATCGCGATCACGAGGCTGCGCATGATCTCCTGCGGCCGGAGCGGATAATCGGCGGGGGCCACGAGCGCGCCTCCCTTCTTGAGCACCTCCTCCGGGTCGGCGCCTCCGCGCCGGATCGTCATCGTCGGCGGCACGAGGGCCGGCAGCACGTTGCGGGTGCTGCGGCCCCACGTCGCCGCCCGACCTGCCGCCGGCCGCAGCGGCTGGGGAGGGAACTGCACGGCGAGCAGCCAGTCGCCCTGCGTGGCCGCCATGAGCATCGACTCCTCATAGGCCGTGACGGCATCGCGGAAATTGCCGAGTTCGAACTGGCATTCGCCGACGATCGCGGCGGAGGCGATCGTGTCGATCCAGCGCTCCGGGCCGATCTTCACGCCGCTCTGATACTCGCTGCCGGCAGCCGCGAGCGCGGCCTTGTAGTCGCCCCCGTCGAGAGCCTCGAGGGCCAGGTCGTAGGCCGGGGACGGAACGTTCCTGGCTGCGGCGGGCTGGCCGAGGCCGGGTGGCAACACGACCTGGCCGAGGCAGGGTGGCGGAAGCGGCGGCAACGTGGCGCACGCCAGGGCGACGGTGAGGACCGCCACCGGATGACGCGCGCGCCGGGGTGCGAGCATGATGCCCATGTTGTACTCGCCCGCGGGGCGACCCCGCACTGCGGCCCGGCGGACCGGATCCCGCAGGGAGCCGAACGGGAGTCTGGGGGGTTTCGGGGGGGCACGGTGTCGGGCTGCGGGCCGGATTCCCGCGGTCGCAACGATGGTGCAAAGTTTACCGCTTGGAGCGGTCGATAGGACAAGCAAGGTCGAGCGGGTGCTCGAACCGTCCGCCCGGGGTCAATCCTCATGAACCTTGCGAACCGTTCCATGACCGGCAGTTTCCGCATCCTGAGGGGCTTCGCGGCCCTGACGATCGCGGCGGGTGGCATGGCGCTCACGGGGTGCCAGGTCGACGTCGGCGGGCAGACGCTGCCCAGCGCGTACTACCTGCAGGACGACATCCAGTACTTCCCGGCCGGGCCGGAATTCAAACTCTCCAAGGAGGCCGCCGCGCAGAAGGCCTACAAGAAGGAGATGGGGGATTCCGGCGCGTGTGGCGGCAACTGCAAGGGCGGCTGCCAGACCTGCGGCCACTGATCCCGCGATCCCGCCCGCCTGTCCCGTGTCCCGGGACACGTGTCCCGGGACAGGCACGCCCCTGGGGAAGTCCCGGGACAGGCACGCGTTGCCCCCTCCTGGACAGGCACGCGTTGCCGAGGGCGTTGCCGAGGGGACAGGCACGCGTTGCCGAGGGGACAGGCAGGAAACAGCGGAATTCGCTGTTTTTCCGGGCTTCCGCCAGGGCTTCCGCCGGAGGCTTGTAGCCTTCCGCTCTTCGGGTAGAATCCCGCTCCGTGGGTTTAAGACCCATAGGATGAAAAGATGCAGTCTTTTTGTGGGTTTAATGCCACAAAATGGCTCAACGGAGTGGCGAGGGCCGGTCGGTCGGCCCGGGATTTTCCCGCGGAGCGGGTAGCGTGGGTTTTGCGAAGCACAGGCATGGCCGCAGCCGACCTGCTGATCGGCGAGTTCACCCGGACGCTCGACGAGCGGTTCCGGCTAGCGATCCCGCCGGAATTGCTCGAACCGCTGCTGGCGAGCGGGCCGCGGCTGGTGCTTGCCAAGGAGCGGGCCGGATGCCTGTCCCTTTGGCCGGCGGCGATTTGGAAGCCGCGGATCGACGCCGCCGTGGACGTGGTTCGCAGCAAGATGCAGGCGGGCCTGCTCTCCCAGCGCGTGGGGCAGGTGCAGGACCTCGGCCGGCTGCTCTCGACCCGGCACCGGGTGGTGTCGCTGGCGGCCCGGGGACGGCTGGTGGTGCCAGAGGGGTTTCGCGAGTTCCTCGCGGTGGAGCCCGGCGCCGACCTGATGGTGGTCGGGGCCGCGGTGTGCGTGGAACTCTGGCAGCCCGCCGCCTGGACGACATTCGTGACGAGCGAAATGCCTGGCTTCCGCCAGCGAATCGACGAATTGACCGCGTGACGGCACGCGGTGGCAGAGATTTGGCCGTGCCCGGATGAGAGGAAAGAGTTTCAGCCTGTCGGTCTCATCCGGCGACGAAACACAATAGCCACGGAACGGGCCCCACCAGCACGGATGCTGCCGAGGGACCTCCTCCGGGCACGGCCCTTTTGCCTCGCGCTGGTGTGGACGCGGGGTTGGTGCGCGCTACGTCGCTCGCGCGGTTCCGGCATCCGTGGTGCGTTACCCGGACAAATCGGGAGAGGCGAACGAGGGGGTCGGCGAACGCTCGACGAGCGTGTGGCCGCCGCGGCCACAGCGACGAGACGTCTGCCGCCCCGAAGCCGGTGCTCCACCGCAGTCGGATGCGGTCTAACGCGACGGCGCCGCGTCCGCCAAGCTCGGGAGCTCCGCTGCCAGCGGCCAGTCGATGCGGCGGCCCGACAGCGCCGAAGCGTACACGGCCACCGTCATCTCCACCGTCGTCCGCCCCGCAAACATCCCCGTCTCCGGCTCGCGTTCCTCCGCGATCGCCGCCACCAGGTCAGACGCCGCTCGCCGCGACCAGTTCGCCCGCTCCGCCGACCGCTCCGCGTCCGTCAGTGACGGCAACGACTCCACCACGCCCTCTGCGCCGATCGGCTTCCACGGATGCGGCTTGTCGAGCCGCCAGAGCGGGGCTTCGCGCAGATAGGCGTAGGGAACATGGTCGGGACGAATGTGGATCGCCCCCTTCGTTCCCACAATCGTGAGCCCGAAATTCGGCTGCTTCAGGCCGGCCTCGCGGACGCTCGCAAAATAGCCCGTCGGGCCGTTGCCCAAGCCAAAGGTCGCCGCGATCGCATCCCCGGCGACAAGGCCGATCCCCTCCGGGCCGGCGACCGCGTCGGCACGCCCGATCGGCCGCCCCTTCGCTGTGACATGCGCCGAACACCACAGCGGCGCGCCGCCGAGGTCGGCCATCAGGTCGAGAATATGACAGCCCGTCACCCACAGATCCTCGCCACCACCACGGGCATCCTCCTTGCCGCGGCCGCGCAATTCGAGCACCTTGCCGATGCGGCCATCTTCGATCAGGTCGCGAACCTGGGCGTAGGCGGGAGCGTGCCGGTTGGCGTAGGCCAGCCCGAGTTTCGTGTCCGACTTTCTGCAGGCTGCGATCACCGCGTCGGCCTGGGCCCGCGTCGGCACGAAGGGCTTTTCCATGAAGATGCCCCTGACGCCCGCCTCGGCGGCGGCGATCGCTATCTCGGCATGCGCGTCGATCCAACGCTGGCAGATCGCCACCACGTCGGGCTTCACCTCGGCGATCATGCGCCGCCAATCTGCAAAGCCGGCGTCGGCCGGCAGCTCGTTGCGGGCCACCGCCTCCGCCGGGCCGTCGGGGCCGTCGTCCGCGACCGCCACCAGACGGGCGGACTCCATGCCCGACCAGATCCGGTCGAGGTCATGACCCCAGTCGCCGCGGCCCGTCCGCCCGATCGCCGCCACACGAATCGCTTGCATGCGTCACCCCTTTCCGACGTTCTTCATGCCGTCGAGAAACATCTGCACTGCCGAGGCCACCAGCACCATGCCGATGAGCCGCTCGATCGCGAGAATCCCCCGGGCACCGAGAAAATGACTGAGCTTCGCCCCGAGGAGGAGGATCACCGCCGAGGCGCCCCAGGCGGCCGACACCGCCACGAGCCACTCCAGATGCCGGCCGGGCTCGCGGCTGGTGAGCAGCAGCACCGTCGCCAGCGCCGACGGCCCGGCCACGTATGGCACGGCCAGCGGCACCACGAACGGCTCCCCGTCGATCCGCTCCTCGAGCGTGCCCGCCGTCGCCGGAAACACCATCCGGATGGCGATCAGAAAGAGGACGATGCCCCCGGCGATCGTCACCGCCGGCTCGGAGATGGCGAGCATCGCGAGCAACGGCCGGCCGGCGAACAGGAACGCCACGAGCAGGGCGTAGGCGATCAGCAGTTCCCGGCCCACGACCCGCAGCCGCCGGTCCGGCGCGACAGGCTGGATCGCCGCCAGGAACAGCGGGATGTTGCCGATCGGGTCCATCACGAAAAACAGGAGGATCGCCGCGGAGAAAAGGGACATGCGGAGGCCTCGAGGGCGACGGCGGACGCAGCCTCAATTTATACTCCATGGTCTCCACCGGCGGATCAGCCCGAAGCTTGCAGACCACATGGCGCACGAAGCCGGCCAGCCTTGCGACGACCATCGTACCGGCCACGTTCATGCGCATGCCCACGGGCACGCCCATGCCCACGGCTTCGCGGCCGGCCAGCTCGACCGGGCGATGGCCTGCGGCGTCGGGCTGAACGTCGCGTTCGTGGCCGTCGAGGCCGCTGCCGGCATCTGGGCCGGCTCGCTCGCCCTGCTCGCCGACGCCGGACACAATGCCGGCGACGTGCTCGGCCTGCTCCTCGCCTGGGGCGCGGCCTGGCTCGCCCGCCGCCCCCCTTCGCCGCGTTACACCTGGGGCCTGCGCCGGGCCACGATCTACGCCGCGCTCGCCAATGCCGTGCTCCTGCTCACCGCCTGCGGCGCCATCCTCTGGGAGGCGTTGCACCGGCTGCGCGATTCGGAGCCGGTCGCCGCGCCGACGATGATCGCCGTCGCCGCGATCGGCGTCGTCATCAATACGCTCACGGCGCTGCTCTTCATGCGCGGGCAGCGCGACGCCAACGTCCGCGGGGCGTTCCTGCACATGGCCGCCGACGCCGCCGTGTCGGCGGGCGTCGTGGCGGCCGGCCTCGCCATCTGGCTCACGGGGCTGCGCTGGATCGATCCGCTGGTGAGCATCGTGATCGGCGCAGTGATCATGGCCGGCACGTGGGGCCTGTTTCGCGAGGGCCTCGACTTGGCACTCGACGCCGTGCCGCGCGGCTTCGATCCGGCGGTGGCCACCGCGGCGCTGGCTGCGATCCCCGGCGTGACGGACGTGCACGACCTGCACGTCTGGGGGGCGAGCACGTCGGAGCACGCGCTTACCGTCCACCTCGTCGTTCCCGATGCCGCCGGCCATGCGCGGGTGCTGGCCGCCGCCGGGGCGGTCGTCCGCGACGAACTGCACGTCGCCCACTGGACCATCCAGATCGAGGACGCCGGCACCGGCGCAGCCTGCCCGCAGCGGCCCGCCGACACGCTCTGAAAAAGGTGACAGCCACATTTTGCCGGTCGCCGCAGGCGACACGGCCCCGGCCACAGGCCGGGGTCTCCAGACAAAAGGTGGCAGTCACCTTTTTCTTTCGCTCAGCCGCGGACGGCCTGCCGCACGATGCCGGCGAGCATCCGCCGGAAGACGAGCTCGTGGAGCGGCCAGATCGCATACCAGTAGGCCAGGCCGCCGAGGCCGCGCGGATCGAAGACCGCCGTTTGGTGGATCGTGACGTCGCCGTCCCGCGGCACGACCTCGAACTCCAGCCACCCCCTGCCCGGCATCTTCATCTCCGCCGCCAGCCGCAGCCGACGCGGCCGATCGCAGGCCTCCACCCGCCAGCAGTCGAGCGGTTCGCCGACCTCGAGCCGGTCGGGATCACGTCGGCCGCGGCTCATGCCCGGTCCGCCGATCAGGCGGTCGAGCCAGCCGCGGAGCGACCAGAGCCAGTTGCAGGCATACCAGCCGTGGTGGCCGCCAATCCGCTCGATCGCCGCGAAGGCGCGGTCCGGAGCGACGGCAACGACCGCATGACGGTGATCGACGAGCCGAGTTCCCTCGGTCTGGCCACCGTAGCGGTGCGGCAGGTCCTCGACGTCGGCGAGATCGGCCCAGCGGCGGCCGGCGAAGTCGCTGTCCTCGTTCCGCATCGCGTCGCGGACCGCAGTGGGCAGGTCGCGCGGCTGGATGGCGAACTCGCGCAGCGCCGCGACGTTGGTCACCACGGTCGGGTTCTTGAGGCCGTCGATCAACTTGCGTCCCACCTTCGAATACCGCGGCGTCACGAGTTTGAGCCACAGGCTGGAGAGCCGGGGCGTGAGCACGGGCACCGGAATCAGCAACCTCGTCAGGCCGCGTTGCCGAGCGTACTCCCGCATGATAGCGCCGTAGGAGACTTTGTCCGGACCGCCGATTTCGAAGATCCGCGGGCCGCCCGGGGGCAGGTCGAGGGCGGCCGCCAGGTAGGCGACCACGTCGCCGATCGCGATCGGCTGGGTGGGCGTGGCCAGCCAGGCGGGGCAGATCATCACCGGCAGCCGCTCCACGAGCGTCCGCACGAGGTCGAACGAAAAACTCCCCGCCCCGATGATGATCGAGGCCCGGAACTCGACCACGTCGTGGCCACCGGCGCGAAGGATCGCCCCCACCTCGTGACGGCTGCGGAGGTGCGCCGAAAGCCGGTCGTCGTCGGCGCCGAGGCCGCCGAGGTAGACGATCCGACGCACGCCGGCGTCACGGGCCGCCGCGGCGAACCGCTCCGCCGCCAGCCGGTCGGCCCGCTCGAAATCAACGCCGCTTTCCATCGAGTGGACGAGCCAGTAGGCGACGTCCACGCCGGTGCAGGCCCGGGCGAGGTCGGCCGGATCGGTGGCGTCACCCGCCATCACTTCCGTCTGCGGCCCGGCCCGACCGGCCAGTTTCTCGGGCCGGCGGGCGAGGCAGCGGACCGCGATCCCGCGCCGCTCGAACTCCGCCAGCAGGCAGCCGCCCACGTAGCCCGTCGCGCCGGTGAGCAGGACCCGCATGGCGGTCGGGGCGGGGCCCTGTCCTCAGGGGTCTGCGTTGAGGTCGAACGCCTCATCCATCCGGGTCGGATCGCCGGTCTTGAGGCCGTAGAGGAACCAGCGGACCCGCTGCTCGCTCGTGCCGTGCGTGAACTTGTGCGGCTCGACGTAGCCCTGCATCCGCTTTTGCATCTTGTCGTCGCCGATCTGCTCCGCCGCTTTGACGGCCTCGCGGATGTCGGCCTCGTTGATATTCTGGGCGTACTTGGCCATGTAGTGGGCCCAGACGCCGGCAAGGAAGTCAGCCTGGAGCTCCATGCGGACCGAGAGCTTGTTGTACTCGGCCTCCGACATCCGCGGCCGCATCGACTGCACATGGTTGCTGATGCCGAGCAGGTTTTGTACGTGGTGCCCGACCTCGTGGGCGATCACGTAGGCCTGGGCGAAGTCGCCCGGGGCATCGAAGCGACGGCTCAGCTCATTGTAGAACGCCGGGTCGATGTAGACCGTGCGATCGAGCGGGCAGTAGAACGGCCCGGCTCCGGCGTCGGCGAGGCCGCAGTTGCTGCGGACGCGGCCGGTGAACATCACCAGCTTGGGCGGGCTGAACCGTCGATTGAAGAGCTTGGGGAACAGTTTGCTCCACACGTCCTCGTTGTCGGCAGCGATCGTCTTGATGAACCTGCCGATCTCGTCGTCGATCGGCTTGCCGGCCTGCTCCTGGCGGCCGGCGGGGCCGGCGGCCTCGGGCGCCACCTGCAGGGCCTTCATCGGGTCGACGCCGAGAAACATGAGCACGATCATGAACAGGAGCGTGAGCAGTCCGCCCCCCACCACCACCTGCTGGCCGACGCTCCGCCGGTCCTCGACATTCTCGCTCTGCCGTCTGCCTTCCCAACGCATCGCTGCAGTTCCTCCTCGCGTGATGATCCGAATGCCGTCCCAGTGGACGGACACTGATTGTAGGGCGTCCACCGGCCGACTGCACGCCCTCGACCTCAGTCTTCGGGGAGCGGCCGGCCCTTGGTTTCCGGGAGGAAGACGAGCGCCACCAGGCCGAGCAGAAAGATGCAACTCATGTAGGAGCAGGCGTTGCGAAAGGCCAGCAGCTTGGCTTCGGGCGTCGTGGCCCCGGCCTTGAGGGCAGCCTGAAGGGCGCCGAGCGTGAACGGCCCGCTGGCGGCCACAAACCGGCCGACGTTGTAGCAGAAGCTCGTGCCCGTGCTGCGGAGGCTCGTCGGAAACAGTTCCGGCAGGTAGATCGCGAACCCGGCAAACAGGGCGAGCTGGCAGCCCCCCATGATCGCGCTCATCCAGATGTCGCCCAGGCCGTTGAAGAATTGGAAGAAGGCGACGGTGGCCACGAGGGCTGCCACGAACGCGACAGCGAACGCCCGCTTGCGGCCCATGCTCTGGGCCATACGCGTGAACAGCAGCATGCCGAAGAAGGCGCCGATGTTCTGCACGATCGAGTTGACGCCGATCCAGAACTGCTGGCTGCCCGCGATTTTCTCCTCCGACACGCCGTCGGCCACGAGCGAGGCCTTGATCACGTCGCCGACGAGTTCCGGGCTGAAGAAACCGATGCCCCACAGGCCGATCACGCCTGCCACGCAGAGCACCATACCCAGCAGGGCCGAGCCCCGCCAGCGCGGGTCGCCGAGGAGCGCCGCGTAGGAGCCGAACTTCACGCCCGCCGCCCTGCCCGCCGCCCGGGCCTGCACCCACTTCTCCGGCTCCTTGAGCTGCATCTGGATGAACACGCAGAGGAGAGCGGGGATCGCACCGACGAGGAACATGTACTTCCAGGCCGTGCCCGCGGCGATCGCCTTCGTCGCCTCGAGGTGGCCGAGATACATGCTCGTCACCCCGGCCGTCACGTTGCCGATCGCGGAGAGGGCCTGCAGCAGGCCCAGGGCGCCGGTGCGCGATCGGTCGGGGAGCGTGTCGGCGACGAGGGCCACGGCGAGGCCGAACACCCCCCCCACGCCGAGGCCGGTGAGGAATCGGTAGGTGGCGAAGTCGGCCCAGCCGGTGGAAAAGGCCGACAGGCCCGTGCACACCGAGTAGATGAGCACCGTGAGCGTGAGCATCTTCGCCCGTCCGTAGCGGTCGCCGAGCGACCCGAAGATGAGGCCGCCCATCGCCCAGCCTGCCACGAAGATGCTCGTGGCGTAGCCGCCGTAGAGCTTGGGGTCCATCCCGGCAGGCAGCAGTGACTCCATCGCCTTGTTGCGGGCGAGGATGAAGAGTTGCTGATCCAGGCAGTCGAACAGCCAGGCCAGCGAGGCGACCGTGAACACGAACCAGTGGTAGGGCGTCAGGTCGCGGTACCAGGGACCTTGGTCGGCGGCGGCGGACGCTTCACGGGGGGCAGCCATGCGGGCAAGTTCCTGGGACAGGCGGCGGACCGCGAGGATCAGCCGAGCGATTCCTCGACGCGGCGCATGGAGGCGATGCTCTCCCGGGCGAGCCGCTCGGCCCCGGGAGCATAGTCGAAGACTTCGACGCTCACCCAGCCGGCGTACTGCGCCTCCTGCAGGGCGGCGAAGATCGGGGCGAAGTCGACCGCCCCGAAGCCCGGCCCCTGGAGATTGACGTCGTTGGCGTGGAAGTGCTCGAGGTGGCGGGCGTTGGCCCGGATGATGTCGGGGATCGGCTCGTCCTCGGTGGCCATCGCCTTGACGTCGAGGTGCAGGCGGACATGCGGTGAGCCGATCCGCTCGATCAGCCGGCTGGTCTCGGCGGCCGTGGTGAGGACGTCGGTCTCGATCGGCGCCAGCGGCTCGAGGGCCACGACGGTGTCGGTCATCTCCAGCATGGGAACGAGCCGGGAGAACACCTCGTGAAGGTGGTCGAGCGCCTGCGCGGGCGTGACGCCGGGCACGAG
Coding sequences within:
- a CDS encoding MFS transporter, encoding MAAPREASAAADQGPWYRDLTPYHWFVFTVASLAWLFDCLDQQLFILARNKAMESLLPAGMDPKLYGGYATSIFVAGWAMGGLIFGSLGDRYGRAKMLTLTVLIYSVCTGLSAFSTGWADFATYRFLTGLGVGGVFGLAVALVADTLPDRSRTGALGLLQALSAIGNVTAGVTSMYLGHLEATKAIAAGTAWKYMFLVGAIPALLCVFIQMQLKEPEKWVQARAAGRAAGVKFGSYAALLGDPRWRGSALLGMVLCVAGVIGLWGIGFFSPELVGDVIKASLVADGVSEEKIAGSQQFWIGVNSIVQNIGAFFGMLLFTRMAQSMGRKRAFAVAFVAALVATVAFFQFFNGLGDIWMSAIMGGCQLALFAGFAIYLPELFPTSLRSTGTSFCYNVGRFVAASGPFTLGALQAALKAGATTPEAKLLAFRNACSYMSCIFLLGLVALVFLPETKGRPLPED
- a CDS encoding cobalt transporter: MAHEAGQPCDDHRTGHVHAHAHGHAHAHGFAAGQLDRAMACGVGLNVAFVAVEAAAGIWAGSLALLADAGHNAGDVLGLLLAWGAAWLARRPPSPRYTWGLRRATIYAALANAVLLLTACGAILWEALHRLRDSEPVAAPTMIAVAAIGVVINTLTALLFMRGQRDANVRGAFLHMAADAAVSAGVVAAGLAIWLTGLRWIDPLVSIVIGAVIMAGTWGLFREGLDLALDAVPRGFDPAVATAALAAIPGVTDVHDLHVWGASTSEHALTVHLVVPDAAGHARVLAAAGAVVRDELHVAHWTIQIEDAGTGAACPQRPADTL
- a CDS encoding UPF0056 inner membrane protein; this translates as MSLFSAAILLFFVMDPIGNIPLFLAAIQPVAPDRRLRVVGRELLIAYALLVAFLFAGRPLLAMLAISEPAVTIAGGIVLFLIAIRMVFPATAGTLEERIDGEPFVVPLAVPYVAGPSALATVLLLTSREPGRHLEWLVAVSAAWGASAVILLLGAKLSHFLGARGILAIERLIGMVLVASAVQMFLDGMKNVGKG
- a CDS encoding oxidoreductase; protein product: MRVLLTGATGYVGGCLLAEFERRGIAVRCLARRPEKLAGRAGPQTEVMAGDATDPADLARACTGVDVAYWLVHSMESGVDFERADRLAAERFAAAARDAGVRRIVYLGGLGADDDRLSAHLRSRHEVGAILRAGGHDVVEFRASIIIGAGSFSFDLVRTLVERLPVMICPAWLATPTQPIAIGDVVAYLAAALDLPPGGPRIFEIGGPDKVSYGAIMREYARQRGLTRLLIPVPVLTPRLSSLWLKLVTPRYSKVGRKLIDGLKNPTVVTNVAALREFAIQPRDLPTAVRDAMRNEDSDFAGRRWADLADVEDLPHRYGGQTEGTRLVDHRHAVVAVAPDRAFAAIERIGGHHGWYACNWLWSLRGWLDRLIGGPGMSRGRRDPDRLEVGEPLDCWRVEACDRPRRLRLAAEMKMPGRGWLEFEVVPRDGDVTIHQTAVFDPRGLGGLAYWYAIWPLHELVFRRMLAGIVRQAVRG
- a CDS encoding tagatose 3-epimerase, whose translation is MTAPFRYAICNETFGDWPLAKACDFAADCGYTGLEIAPFTLAADATAIGGAERSELRRTIARAGLDCVGLHWLLARTEGFHVAHPDADVRRRTTDHLAALARLCHDLGGRVLVFGSPKQRSLVPGVTPAQALDHLHEVFSRLVPMLEMTDTVVALEPLAPIETDVLTTAAETSRLIERIGSPHVRLHLDVKAMATEDEPIPDIIRANARHLEHFHANDVNLQGPGFGAVDFAPIFAALQEAQYAGWVSVEVFDYAPGAERLARESIASMRRVEESLG
- a CDS encoding 3-chlorobenzoate-3,4-dioxygenase dehydrogenase; the protein is MQAIRVAAIGRTGRGDWGHDLDRIWSGMESARLVAVADDGPDGPAEAVARNELPADAGFADWRRMIAEVKPDVVAICQRWIDAHAEIAIAAAEAGVRGIFMEKPFVPTRAQADAVIAACRKSDTKLGLAYANRHAPAYAQVRDLIEDGRIGKVLELRGRGKEDARGGGEDLWVTGCHILDLMADLGGAPLWCSAHVTAKGRPIGRADAVAGPEGIGLVAGDAIAATFGLGNGPTGYFASVREAGLKQPNFGLTIVGTKGAIHIRPDHVPYAYLREAPLWRLDKPHPWKPIGAEGVVESLPSLTDAERSAERANWSRRAASDLVAAIAEEREPETGMFAGRTTVEMTVAVYASALSGRRIDWPLAAELPSLADAAPSR
- a CDS encoding metalloprotease — protein: MRWEGRRQSENVEDRRSVGQQVVVGGGLLTLLFMIVLMFLGVDPMKALQVAPEAAGPAGRQEQAGKPIDDEIGRFIKTIAADNEDVWSKLFPKLFNRRFSPPKLVMFTGRVRSNCGLADAGAGPFYCPLDRTVYIDPAFYNELSRRFDAPGDFAQAYVIAHEVGHHVQNLLGISNHVQSMRPRMSEAEYNKLSVRMELQADFLAGVWAHYMAKYAQNINEADIREAVKAAEQIGDDKMQKRMQGYVEPHKFTHGTSEQRVRWFLYGLKTGDPTRMDEAFDLNADP